Below is a genomic region from Bacteroidota bacterium.
TCATAGCGTTTAGCATTTTTCCCACAGAAGAGCAGTGACTTAACAGGTCTTTTGCAGCTTCCATGGAAATATAGGAACAATCTAATGCTGTTTCAATCCAGTGTTGTGTTTCCAATTGTTCTCCATCAGCATCGGTTAACTTACTTACAAAATGTTTTTCATATTTTCTTTTCGCCCATGCCTCAGCAATTTGCGCTCCAACTGACCGTGATGACCTTCTTATTTGGTCTGTAAGAGAATACATTTCTTCTTTGGGAAACTTTTTTGAAACCTCAAAGATTTCTCCGGACAATTGTCTCGATAGTTTATATACTTCTAACTCTCTAAAACTTTTTACATATTCCATGTTATACTTTTTTTAATTGTTATCATTTATGTTTACCGTTTACCTGTTACCGTTTACTGATTACCGATTACTGATACATTCAGTTCAGCGAGATTCATATTTCCTAAAGCGGTTTTACTTATCTGTCCCATAATCCAGCTTGAATCCACATCTGTTTTCTTTGACAGTTTGATTTTTTTAAACTTTTCTTTCAGGAAAGGAATAGTTTCGGTTAGTTCTTTTTTAGAGCAATGCTTGTAGTGAATGTTCGTGAGAACAGAATCAAAATCCAGTTTCGGGTGCTGATAATATTCAACCAGCATTTTTCCGGCAATGTTTAATTCCATTTTTTTATCCTTCAGAAATTTAAACAGGTCGAATATTTTTTCATAGCTGAATTCGTCTGTGCTGTCATAATTATTTTCTACAAATTTCATCGTATGCCCTAAGAAAGTTCCGGTAAAGCGCGGACTTATTTTCAGTTCATCATTTATTTTTTCGATAAGAGGCATAAGATTTTTCTTCAGGATAAATGTAAAAACACCCTGCGGAACTTTCCATGCATTCAACTGCTGAATGCGGTCAAAAATATCAATCGGAATTTGTTTGCGGATGGCTTCAATGTTTTCATCTTTCAAAGGAATGGGAGCGGAATCGGTATCGGGATACATGCGGTCGGCACCGGG
It encodes:
- a CDS encoding four helix bundle protein; amino-acid sequence: MEYVKSFRELEVYKLSRQLSGEIFEVSKKFPKEEMYSLTDQIRRSSRSVGAQIAEAWAKRKYEKHFVSKLTDADGEQLETQHWIETALDCSYISMEAAKDLLSHCSSVGKMLNAMINKADTFCNRLPLTDNR